One genomic window of Camelina sativa cultivar DH55 chromosome 5, Cs, whole genome shotgun sequence includes the following:
- the LOC104787308 gene encoding uncharacterized protein LOC104787308 isoform X2: MAHFAVRPKLLSSNDGLSSRDQFRQSLFYMAGGGSPLVPVHNRSRLKFGARIFSSYSFPSKRKKTRDFDNTEKNLGIDEDNDEWDFDDGLETDDLSCFRGLVLDISYRPVNVVCWKRAICLEYMDKVPHLLQVVKRRRVKNSLSRKSILLRDDYTCQYCSSRENLTIDHVIPISRGGEWTWQNLVTACSRCNSRKGQKTVEEAQMKLLKVPKEPKDYDIVAIPLTNAAIRMLRSNKGMPEEWRQYLAKPLSEP, encoded by the exons ATGGCACATTTCGCTGTGAGACCTAAACTTCTCTCTAGCAACGATGGATTATCCTCGAGAGACCAATTCCGGCAGAGCCTTTTTTACATGGCCGGTGGTGGCTCTCCCTTGGTTCCGGTTCATAATAGGAGCCGATTAAAGTTTGGTGCGAGAATTTTCTCGTCTTACTCTTTTCcttctaagagaaagaaaaccagAGATTTCGATAACACCGAGAAAAATCTTGGTATTGACGAAGACAACGATGAGTGGGATTTTGATGATGGTTTAGAGACTGATGATCTGTCTTGCTTCAGAGGCTTGGTTCTTGACATTTCATACAG GCCGGTAAATGTGGTTTGCTGGAAGCGCGCAATCTGTCTCGAGTACATGGATAAG GTTCCACATTTGCTTCAGGttgtcaaaagaagaagagtgaaaaaCTCACTTAGTCGTAAAAGCATTTTACTGCGAGACGATTACACTTGTCA ATATTGTTCTTCCCGTGAAAACTTGACCATTGATCATGTTATACCAATCTCTCGAGGTGGAGAATGGACTTGGCAAAACCTG GTAACTGCATGTTCAAGATGCAACTCAAGGAAAGGTCAGAAGACAGTAGAAGAAGCACAGATGAAGTTACTCAAGGTCCCAAAG GAACCAAAAGACTATGACATTGTTGCAATACCATTAACCAATGCAGCTATAAGGATGCTGAGATCGAATAAAGGAATGCCAGAAGAATGGCGTCAGTATCTGGCGAAACCTTTGTCCGAGCCATAG
- the LOC104787308 gene encoding uncharacterized protein LOC104787308 isoform X1 encodes MAHFAVRPKLLSSNDGLSSRDQFRQSLFYMAGGGSPLVPVHNRSRLKFGARIFSSYSFPSKRKKTRDFDNTEKNLGIDEDNDEWDFDDGLETDDLSCFRGLVLDISYRPVNVVCWKRAICLEYMDKADVLEYYDQTVSSPTGSFYIPAVLRVPHLLQVVKRRRVKNSLSRKSILLRDDYTCQYCSSRENLTIDHVIPISRGGEWTWQNLVTACSRCNSRKGQKTVEEAQMKLLKVPKEPKDYDIVAIPLTNAAIRMLRSNKGMPEEWRQYLAKPLSEP; translated from the exons ATGGCACATTTCGCTGTGAGACCTAAACTTCTCTCTAGCAACGATGGATTATCCTCGAGAGACCAATTCCGGCAGAGCCTTTTTTACATGGCCGGTGGTGGCTCTCCCTTGGTTCCGGTTCATAATAGGAGCCGATTAAAGTTTGGTGCGAGAATTTTCTCGTCTTACTCTTTTCcttctaagagaaagaaaaccagAGATTTCGATAACACCGAGAAAAATCTTGGTATTGACGAAGACAACGATGAGTGGGATTTTGATGATGGTTTAGAGACTGATGATCTGTCTTGCTTCAGAGGCTTGGTTCTTGACATTTCATACAG GCCGGTAAATGTGGTTTGCTGGAAGCGCGCAATCTGTCTCGAGTACATGGATAAG GCCGATGTTCTGGAGTATTATGATCAGACTGTTAGTTCTCCTACTGGTTCATTCTATATACCTGCTGTGTTAAGG GTTCCACATTTGCTTCAGGttgtcaaaagaagaagagtgaaaaaCTCACTTAGTCGTAAAAGCATTTTACTGCGAGACGATTACACTTGTCA ATATTGTTCTTCCCGTGAAAACTTGACCATTGATCATGTTATACCAATCTCTCGAGGTGGAGAATGGACTTGGCAAAACCTG GTAACTGCATGTTCAAGATGCAACTCAAGGAAAGGTCAGAAGACAGTAGAAGAAGCACAGATGAAGTTACTCAAGGTCCCAAAG GAACCAAAAGACTATGACATTGTTGCAATACCATTAACCAATGCAGCTATAAGGATGCTGAGATCGAATAAAGGAATGCCAGAAGAATGGCGTCAGTATCTGGCGAAACCTTTGTCCGAGCCATAG